A single region of the Marmota flaviventris isolate mMarFla1 chromosome 10, mMarFla1.hap1, whole genome shotgun sequence genome encodes:
- the Lrrc8d gene encoding volume-regulated anion channel subunit LRRC8D — protein sequence MFTLAEVASLNDIQPTYRILKPWWDVFMDYLAVVMLMVAIFAGTMQLTKDQVVCLPVLPSPVNSKTHTSPGNTDITTEIPKMETATHQDQDGQTTNDVSFGTSAVTPDIPLRATYPHMDSTVPSQEEKKEKRDPTGRKTNLDFQQYVFINQMCYHLALPWYSKYFPYLALIHTIILMVSSNFWFKYPKTCSKVEHFVSILGKCFESPWTTKALSETACEDSEENKQRITGAQTLPKHVSTSSDEGSPSASTPMINKTGFKFSAEKPVIEVPSMTILDKKDGEQAKALFEKVRKFRAHVEDSDLIYKLYVVQTVIKTAKFIFILCYTANFVNAISFEHVCKPKVEHLTGYEVFECTHNMAYMLKKLLISYISIICVYGFICLYTLFWLFRIPLKEYSFEKVREESSFSDIPDVKNDFAFLLHMVDQYDQLYSKRFGVFLSEVSENKLREISLNHEWTFEKLRQHVSRNAQDKQELHLFMLSGVPDAVFDLTDLDVLKLELIPEAKIPAKISQMTNLQELHLCHCPAKVEQTAFSFLRDHLRCLHVKFTDVAEIPAWVYLLKNLRELYLIGNLNSENNKMIGLESLRELRHLKILHVKSNLTKVPSNITDVAPHLTKLVIHNDGTKLLVLNSLKKMMNVAELELQNCELERIPHAIFSLSNLQELDLKSNNIRTIEEIISFQHLKRLTCLKLWHNKIVTIPPSITHVKNLESLYFSNNKLESLPVAVFSLQKLRCLDVSYNNISMIPIEIGLLQNLQHLHITGNKVDILPKQLFKCVKLRTLNLGQNCITSLPEKIGQLSQLTQLELKGNCLDRLPAQLGQCRMLKKSGLAVEDHLFDTLPLEVKEALNQDINVPFANGI from the coding sequence ATGTTTACCCTTGCGGAAGTTGCTTCACTTAATGACATTCAGCCAACTTACCGAATCCTGAAACCATGGTGGGACGTGTTTATGGATTACCTGGCTGTTGTAATGTTGATGGTAGCCATCTTTGCCGGAACCATGCAACTTACCAAAGATCAGGTGGTCTGCTTGCCAGTACTGCCATCTCCTGTAAATTCAAAGACACATACATCACCAGGAAACACTGACATCACCACCGAAATCCCGAAGATGGAAACAGCCACTCACCAAGACCAAGATGGGCAGACAACGAACGACGTTTCCTTTGGCACATCTGCTGTGACACCTGACATACCTCTCAGAGCCACGTATCCTCACATGGATTCCACAGTTCCAAgccaggaggaaaagaaagagaagagagatccCACGGGCCGAAAAACAAACTTGGATTTTCagcaatatgtatttattaatcaGATGTGTTACCATCTGGCCCTTCCTTGGTATTCTAAGTACTTTCCATACCTTGCTCTTATACATACTATTATTCTCATGGTCAGTAGCAACTTTTGGTTCAAATATCCCAAAACATGCTCAAAAGTAGAGCATTTTGTTTCAATACTAGGAAAGTGCTTTGAATCTCCTTGGACTACTAAAGCGCTGTCTGAGACAGCCTGTGAAGACTCAGAGGAAAACAAGCAGAGGATAACAGGGGCCCAGACTCTACCAAAGCATGTGTCCACCAGCAGCGATGAAGGGAGCCCCAGCGCCAGCACCCCAATGATCAACAAAACTGGCTTCAAATTCTCAGCTGAAAAGCCTGTGATCGAAGTTCCCAGCATGACCATCCTGGATAAAAAAGATGGGGAACAGGCAAAAGCCCTGTTTGAGAAAGTGAGGAAATTCCGTGCTCACGTAGAAGACAGTGACTTGATCTATAAACTCTATGTGGTCCAGACAGTTATCAAAACAGCcaagttcatttttattctctgctACACTGCAAACTTTGTCAATGCAATCAGCTTTGAGCATGTCTGCAAGCCGAAAGTTGAGCACCTGACTGGTTATGAGGTGTTTGAGTGCACCCACAATATGGCTTACATGTTGAAGAAGCTTCTCATCAGTTATAtatccattatttgtgtttatggTTTTATCTGCCTCTACACTCTCTTCTGGTTATTCAGGATACCTTTGAAggaatattcttttgaaaaagttAGAGAAGAGAGCAGTTTCAGTGACATTCCAGACGTCAAAAACGATTTTGCGTTCCTCCTGCACATGGTAGACCAGTACGACCAGCTCTATTCCAAGCGTTTTGGTGTGTTCTTATCGGAAGTCAGTGAGAACAAACTGAGGGAAATTAGTCTGAACCATGAATGGACATTTGAGAAACTCAGACAGCACGTGTCCCGCAACGCCCAGGACAAGCAGGAGCTGCACTTGTTCATGCTGTCGGGGGTGCCCGATGCCGTCTTTGACCTCACAGACCTGGACGTGCTAAAACTTGAACTGATTCCAGAAGCTAAAATTCCTGCTAAGATTTCTCAAATGACCAACCTCCAAGAGCTCCACCTCTGCCACTGCCCTGCGAAAGTTGAACAGACTGCTTTTAGCTTTCTCCGCGATCACTTGAGATGCCTTCACGTGAAGTTCACAGATGTGGCTGAAATTCCTGCCTGGGTGTATTTGCTCAAAAACCTTCGAGAGTTGTACTTGATAGGCAATTTGAACTCAGAAAACAACAAGATGATAGGACTTGAATCTCTCCGAGAGTTGCGGCACCTTAAGATTCTCCACGTGAAGAGCAATTTAACCAAAGTTCCCTCCAACATTACAGATGTGGCTCCACATCTTACGAAGTTAGTCATTCATAATGACGGCACTAAACTCTTGGTACTGAACAGCCTTAAGAAAATGATGAATGTCGCTGAGCTGgagctccagaactgtgaactagAGAGAATTCCACATGCTATTTTCAGCCTCTCTAATTTACAGGAACTGGATTTAAAGTCAAATAACATACGCACAATCGAGGAGATCATCAGTTTCCAGCATTTAAAACGACTGACTTGTTTAAAATTATGGCATAATAAAATTGTTACCATTCCTCCCTCCATTACCCATGTCAAAAACTTGGAGTCACTTTATTTCTCCAACAACAAGCTCGAGTCTTTACCAGTGGCAGTATTTAGTTTACAGAAACTCAGATGCTTAGATGTAAGCTACAACAACATTTCAATGATTCCCATAGAAATAGGATTGCTTCAGAACCTGCAGCATTTGCATATCACTGGGAACAAAGTAGACATTCTGCCAAAACAGTTGTTTAAATGTGTGAAGTTGAGGACTTTGAATCTGGGA